In one window of Paraflavitalea soli DNA:
- a CDS encoding alpha-L-rhamnosidase, which translates to MKRLLLLFAAMLTIVTMAISQVQVHNLTTENLTNPIGLDITQPRFSWQLLSTRRNVMQSAYEIKVAANPAIKGKDTWTTGKVISDQSVLIPYAGTPLKSGTRYYWQVRVWDNQGNTSAWSAPAWWQTALLAPSDWKASWITPGFDEDAQRASPLFRKEFTNQKKIRTATAYITAHGMYEAQINGKRVGDAYLTPGWTSYNKRLQYQTYDVTSLLQQGNNAIGVTLGSGWYRGYLAWSDGKNHYGKDIALLLQLEITYTDGTTQTILSDESWKSSTGAIRYSEIYHGETIDAREEKKGWATAGYDDRSWTHALKANASTSVLIATYNEPVKKHETFKPLRIFKTPKGEQVVDFGQNLVGWVVIKAQGKSGDKITLSHAEVMDKSGNFYIDNLRAAKAQNNYILSGEGTETFEPHFTWQGFRYLKVEGYPGELKPENLTAVALYSDMKPTGTFTSSHPLLNQLQHNIEWGLKGNFLDVPTDCPQRDERLGWTGDAQAFSRTASFLQGAGNFFDKWMKDVAADQLPTGSIPHVIPNVLGNQGGSAGWADVSTIIPWNMYLAYGDKQILDQQYPSMKKWVDYMTSQSTNNLWNKGGHFGDWLFYSINNDLDGRSAVTDKYLIAQCFYAHSTQLLIKAATLLGKNEEAATYTTLLNKIKEAFLNEYTTANGGTTSNTQTSYALALQFDMLPEAQRQQAADRLVKNIKQYGNHLSTGFLGTPYLCHVLSRFGHTDMAYTLLLQETYPSWLYPVKMGATTIWERWNGIKPDSTFETPTMNSFNHYAYGAIGDWMYRVMVGLDTEEDGPGYKKITLRPHIGQKITQAAATYQTRYGKLAAGWKTENDKLLLEVEVPANTTATIYIPATGTDITENGSPLSASKDFQVAGAEKEYVVVKAGSGTYRFSAPWKPAQAKTGN; encoded by the coding sequence ATGAAAAGACTGCTTTTGTTATTTGCAGCCATGCTAACCATTGTCACCATGGCCATCTCCCAGGTACAGGTACACAACCTGACCACCGAAAACCTCACCAACCCCATCGGGCTCGATATCACCCAACCCCGCTTTAGCTGGCAACTCCTTTCCACCAGGCGCAACGTAATGCAATCAGCCTATGAAATAAAAGTTGCCGCCAACCCTGCTATCAAAGGCAAAGACACCTGGACTACCGGCAAGGTAATTTCAGATCAGTCCGTCCTCATTCCTTATGCCGGCACACCCCTCAAATCCGGTACACGTTATTACTGGCAGGTGCGCGTATGGGACAACCAGGGCAATACCTCTGCCTGGAGTGCCCCTGCCTGGTGGCAAACAGCCTTGCTTGCTCCTTCCGATTGGAAAGCCAGCTGGATCACCCCGGGTTTTGATGAGGATGCACAACGCGCCTCTCCCCTCTTTCGCAAAGAATTCACCAACCAAAAGAAGATCAGAACAGCTACTGCCTATATCACCGCACATGGTATGTACGAAGCACAGATCAATGGAAAAAGGGTCGGCGACGCCTACCTCACTCCCGGCTGGACCAGCTACAACAAACGACTGCAATACCAGACCTATGATGTAACAAGCTTACTGCAGCAAGGCAACAATGCCATCGGCGTTACCCTGGGCAGCGGTTGGTACCGTGGTTACCTTGCCTGGAGTGATGGCAAAAATCATTACGGCAAAGACATTGCCCTCCTGCTCCAATTAGAGATCACCTATACCGACGGCACTACCCAAACCATTCTCTCCGATGAAAGTTGGAAGTCTTCTACCGGCGCCATCCGCTATTCTGAAATATACCATGGCGAAACCATCGATGCCCGCGAAGAAAAGAAAGGCTGGGCTACCGCCGGTTACGATGATCGATCCTGGACCCACGCACTGAAAGCCAACGCCTCTACATCAGTATTGATCGCCACGTACAACGAGCCCGTCAAAAAACACGAAACTTTTAAACCCCTCCGCATTTTCAAAACACCCAAAGGTGAGCAGGTGGTCGACTTCGGTCAAAACCTGGTAGGCTGGGTCGTGATCAAAGCCCAGGGCAAAAGCGGTGACAAGATCACCTTGTCACACGCAGAGGTAATGGACAAATCCGGCAACTTTTATATCGATAACCTGAGAGCCGCCAAAGCACAGAACAATTACATTTTAAGCGGTGAAGGAACAGAGACCTTCGAACCACATTTCACCTGGCAGGGATTCCGTTACCTCAAAGTAGAAGGCTACCCGGGAGAACTGAAACCAGAAAACCTGACCGCTGTAGCCCTCTATTCCGATATGAAGCCCACCGGCACTTTCACTTCCTCACACCCTTTGCTCAACCAATTACAACACAACATAGAATGGGGACTGAAAGGTAATTTCCTCGACGTACCCACCGACTGTCCCCAAAGAGATGAACGGCTCGGATGGACCGGCGATGCCCAGGCCTTCTCCCGCACCGCCTCCTTCTTACAAGGCGCTGGCAACTTCTTCGACAAATGGATGAAAGACGTAGCCGCCGATCAATTGCCCACCGGCAGCATCCCCCATGTAATACCCAATGTGCTCGGCAACCAGGGAGGTAGCGCCGGCTGGGCCGATGTATCGACCATCATCCCCTGGAATATGTACCTGGCCTATGGCGATAAACAGATCCTTGACCAACAATATCCCTCCATGAAAAAATGGGTGGATTACATGACCAGCCAAAGCACCAATAACCTGTGGAATAAAGGAGGACATTTTGGCGACTGGCTATTCTATAGCATCAACAACGACCTCGACGGCAGATCAGCCGTTACCGACAAATACCTCATCGCGCAATGCTTTTACGCACATTCCACCCAGCTGCTGATCAAAGCCGCCACCCTATTGGGTAAGAACGAGGAAGCAGCAACCTATACAACCTTGCTCAATAAAATAAAAGAAGCTTTCCTGAATGAGTATACCACCGCTAATGGAGGCACCACCAGCAACACACAAACCTCTTATGCATTGGCCTTGCAGTTCGACATGCTGCCCGAAGCCCAACGGCAGCAGGCAGCCGACAGGTTGGTGAAGAACATCAAACAATATGGCAACCACCTGTCAACCGGCTTCCTGGGTACACCCTATCTCTGCCATGTACTCAGCCGGTTTGGGCATACCGATATGGCCTACACCCTACTCTTGCAGGAAACCTATCCCTCCTGGCTATACCCCGTAAAGATGGGCGCCACCACCATCTGGGAACGCTGGAATGGTATAAAGCCCGATAGTACTTTTGAAACACCCACGATGAACTCTTTCAATCACTACGCCTATGGAGCCATCGGCGATTGGATGTACCGGGTGATGGTAGGACTGGATACCGAAGAAGATGGACCAGGTTATAAAAAGATCACCCTCAGGCCCCATATCGGACAGAAGATCACCCAGGCCGCCGCCACGTACCAAACACGATACGGCAAACTGGCCGCCGGCTGGAAAACAGAGAATGATAAATTATTATTGGAGGTAGAAGTACCAGCCAATACGACCGCCACCATCTACATTCCTGCCACCGGAACAGATATAACTGAGAACGGCAGCCCATTGTCGGCCTCCAAAGACTTTCAGGTGGCTGGTGCTGAAAAAGAATATGTGGTGGTAAAAGCTGGTTCCGGCACCTATCGGTTCAGCGCACCCTGGAAACCAGCACAGGCAAAAACCGGCAACTGA
- a CDS encoding RagB/SusD family nutrient uptake outer membrane protein has translation MKNIKYIPLIAICSIVFSTSCEKFLDRQPDNKIDEETVFTNWDKVNGEANKLYRDMRDRDRGIVGLQDFSISGITDECKGTQVEQAIPDQFNFGSFGPSIGMPSKANGMYWGDFYNSIRKANVFIAGVEKYKSPDNPLQPGDLKNRVAEAHFMRAYFHWLVARWYGDIIYMDYVADLAKNEQFARQSWPDFLKKILADLDFAINELPVRHLDVEFGRIDKGAAMALKAVVLYMNASPMYNGGKLPGNDTRVGREQYAAYDKQKWKLAADAAKAVIDLKNGTGQRYSLYMGKGSDFQAESNNKVYARIKQIYIDPAAIQNEWLLIISNNKAESWQGDHIPPSYGGGSRLQPLQEQVDEYEFIGNDGYGYATYDPQAAAKGWDEKQPYEKRDPRFYSDVMYHGATYQNKIINTATGSDKIGASNATSTGYYLRKFYHEDWKRSGGWPLHFPSIRLPEMMLIYCEAMNRFSGPSAEIYTMLNTLRARSFMAPVPPGLDENALHKYIQRERRVEHFYENKRYFYARWNLEPDSPAEIAQEAAYKAAPVPANVWPYPRTQRAAHGMTPVADPAGTMVVGGVNYRMQRFKLEDRVFTAKNYYFPLVASEIANAPSLIQSPNW, from the coding sequence ATGAAAAATATAAAATATATTCCCTTAATAGCTATCTGTTCTATTGTATTTTCCACATCCTGCGAAAAATTTCTTGACAGGCAGCCGGATAATAAGATCGATGAAGAAACTGTTTTTACCAATTGGGACAAGGTGAATGGCGAAGCCAATAAGTTGTACCGCGACATGCGCGACCGCGACAGGGGTATAGTTGGACTGCAAGACTTTTCCATCTCCGGCATTACCGATGAGTGCAAGGGCACACAGGTAGAACAAGCCATTCCTGATCAATTTAATTTCGGAAGCTTTGGACCTTCTATTGGTATGCCCAGCAAAGCAAATGGCATGTATTGGGGCGACTTTTACAATTCTATCCGTAAAGCAAATGTGTTTATTGCAGGCGTAGAGAAATACAAATCACCTGATAATCCACTGCAACCAGGCGATCTGAAAAACCGCGTAGCAGAAGCGCATTTTATGCGTGCTTATTTTCACTGGCTGGTAGCACGCTGGTATGGCGATATCATTTACATGGACTACGTGGCAGATCTGGCCAAAAATGAACAATTTGCACGCCAGTCATGGCCCGATTTTCTGAAGAAAATACTGGCAGATCTTGATTTTGCCATCAATGAGTTGCCGGTGCGCCACCTGGATGTTGAATTTGGCAGAATAGATAAAGGAGCAGCTATGGCCCTGAAAGCTGTTGTATTGTACATGAACGCAAGTCCTATGTACAATGGCGGCAAACTACCAGGCAATGATACCCGGGTGGGCAGAGAACAATATGCAGCCTATGATAAGCAAAAATGGAAACTGGCCGCCGATGCTGCCAAAGCAGTAATAGATCTGAAGAATGGTACCGGACAACGTTATAGTTTGTATATGGGCAAAGGCAGCGATTTTCAGGCCGAAAGCAATAACAAGGTATACGCAAGGATCAAACAGATCTATATCGACCCCGCTGCTATTCAGAATGAATGGTTGCTCATCATCTCCAATAATAAAGCCGAATCCTGGCAGGGTGACCATATACCTCCTTCTTATGGTGGTGGCTCACGCCTCCAACCCCTGCAGGAGCAGGTAGATGAATACGAGTTTATCGGTAATGATGGGTATGGATATGCCACCTACGACCCGCAGGCAGCAGCCAAAGGCTGGGATGAAAAACAACCTTACGAAAAACGCGACCCACGCTTTTATTCAGACGTAATGTATCATGGCGCCACTTACCAGAATAAGATCATTAATACAGCTACCGGCTCCGATAAGATTGGGGCCAGCAATGCCACTTCTACCGGATATTACCTACGCAAGTTTTATCACGAAGACTGGAAAAGAAGTGGTGGCTGGCCCTTACATTTTCCTTCCATCCGCCTCCCTGAAATGATGTTGATCTACTGCGAGGCTATGAATAGATTCAGTGGCCCCAGTGCAGAGATCTATACCATGTTAAACACGCTGCGCGCACGTTCCTTTATGGCTCCCGTGCCCCCCGGCCTTGATGAAAATGCACTGCATAAATACATTCAGCGCGAACGTCGTGTGGAGCACTTCTATGAGAATAAACGTTACTTCTATGCCCGCTGGAATTTAGAGCCTGATTCTCCGGCAGAAATAGCACAGGAAGCTGCCTACAAAGCCGCACCTGTACCCGCCAATGTATGGCCTTACCCAAGAACCCAAAGAGCTGCTCATGGCATGACCCCTGTGGCCGATCCCGCAGGCACCATGGTAGTAGGTGGTGTGAATTACAGAATGCAACGGTTTAAACTCGAGGATAGGGTCTTTACTGCCAAAAACTACTATTTCCCCCTGGTGGCCAGTGAAATTGCCAACGCACCATCTTTAATACAAAGCCCCAACTGGTAA
- a CDS encoding class I SAM-dependent methyltransferase encodes MNPNKQLWEKGDFTKIADTMRESGTALVAKLGITKGMKVLDLGCGDGTTAIPAALLGAEVSGVDIAENLVAAGNKRAQTAGLTNITFQQGDATDLQALENDSFDLTVSIFGAMFAPKPFDVASEMVRVTRPGGRIVMGNWIPGDPTLVAQILKISSAYTPPPPEGFVSPMLWGVEQQVIERFGKAGIPPQNISFDKETFTFNAPFSPAELVQRFKNFYGPTMNAFEAAEKNGKAADLQQELEALFTSQNKSNNPNSTAIPATFLRVTVSL; translated from the coding sequence ATGAACCCGAATAAACAATTATGGGAAAAAGGTGACTTTACCAAAATCGCTGATACCATGCGTGAAAGTGGTACCGCACTGGTAGCCAAACTGGGTATCACCAAAGGCATGAAAGTATTAGACCTCGGTTGTGGCGATGGCACCACCGCCATTCCTGCCGCCCTATTGGGCGCTGAGGTATCTGGTGTTGATATCGCAGAGAACCTGGTAGCAGCTGGCAACAAACGGGCGCAAACAGCTGGTCTTACCAATATTACCTTTCAGCAGGGCGACGCCACCGACCTGCAGGCATTAGAGAATGATAGCTTTGACCTCACCGTCAGCATCTTTGGTGCTATGTTTGCCCCCAAGCCTTTTGACGTAGCCAGCGAAATGGTTCGGGTTACCCGCCCCGGCGGACGCATCGTAATGGGCAACTGGATTCCCGGCGATCCTACACTCGTAGCGCAAATACTGAAGATTAGTTCCGCCTATACCCCTCCTCCACCCGAGGGATTTGTAAGTCCCATGTTGTGGGGCGTGGAACAACAGGTGATCGAACGATTTGGTAAAGCCGGCATCCCCCCGCAAAACATCTCTTTTGATAAAGAGACCTTTACTTTTAATGCTCCTTTCTCACCGGCAGAACTGGTACAAAGGTTCAAAAACTTCTATGGCCCTACCATGAACGCTTTTGAAGCAGCCGAAAAAAATGGCAAGGCCGCCGACCTTCAGCAGGAATTGGAAGCCTTGTTTACCAGTCAAAATAAAAGTAACAACCCCAATAGTACCGCGATACCAGCCACCTTCCTGCGGGTAACCGTATCATTGTAG
- a CDS encoding DUF6055 domain-containing protein, producing MTRNTLLASPALLLLVLLASWSGKGHAPAPQTAIHDSTGKQLYIPAKVYRIPENNDYNNNESEYSYKRMIQSDNIVIFWNKEFGDDPTTNADQTKRFNVQEALKELERFYNFYVNDLKLVQKGNSISDKYKIILYVLGGTEGTAFGGGIEDKVGGLWTPAKRMNKAPYGALAHELGHSFQFLARTDSKTGPRGAIMEMSAQYMLWQVYPEWMTFENYHLVDFMKKTHYAFLHPTNMYHSPYVIEYWSNKRGIEFFGNLCRATQEGEDLVATYKRITNLNQDQFNDEMFDAVRRFITWDMPRIEKVANPYANQHTTSLRSVGEGWYKIDSARCPQNYGYNGIKLKVPEAGTKVKLQFKGIAGTDGYNKVKTDKAGWRYGFVAYKKDGSREYGKLNKEASGNATFKVPKNTAYLWLVVSGAPTEHWPVSMGRQGNRNNADAPKPVPEEQWPYQIKLTGTSLDESVIKF from the coding sequence ATGACACGTAATACTTTATTAGCAAGCCCTGCCCTCCTGTTGCTCGTTCTCCTGGCTTCCTGGTCCGGCAAAGGGCATGCCCCTGCTCCGCAAACAGCTATCCATGACTCTACCGGCAAACAACTGTATATACCTGCCAAAGTATACCGCATTCCAGAGAACAATGACTACAACAACAACGAAAGCGAATACAGCTATAAGCGCATGATCCAATCCGATAACATTGTTATCTTCTGGAATAAAGAATTTGGAGATGATCCTACCACCAACGCCGATCAAACAAAGCGTTTTAATGTACAGGAAGCTTTGAAAGAACTCGAGCGGTTCTATAATTTTTACGTGAATGACCTCAAGCTCGTTCAAAAAGGGAATTCCATCTCCGATAAATACAAGATCATTCTGTATGTGTTGGGTGGTACCGAAGGAACTGCTTTTGGCGGAGGTATTGAAGATAAGGTGGGTGGATTGTGGACACCTGCCAAAAGAATGAACAAAGCCCCTTATGGTGCCCTGGCCCATGAGTTGGGACACTCCTTCCAGTTCCTTGCCCGCACCGATAGCAAGACCGGCCCCCGGGGCGCAATCATGGAAATGTCTGCTCAATATATGTTGTGGCAGGTATACCCCGAATGGATGACCTTTGAGAACTACCACCTGGTAGATTTTATGAAGAAGACCCATTATGCCTTCCTTCATCCTACCAACATGTACCATTCCCCCTATGTGATAGAATACTGGTCCAATAAAAGAGGCATCGAATTCTTCGGCAACCTCTGCCGCGCCACACAAGAGGGGGAAGATCTCGTGGCAACCTACAAGCGGATTACCAACCTCAACCAGGATCAATTCAATGATGAAATGTTTGATGCAGTCCGCCGCTTCATTACCTGGGATATGCCACGCATCGAAAAGGTAGCCAACCCTTATGCTAACCAACATACCACCAGCCTACGATCAGTTGGCGAAGGATGGTATAAAATTGATTCCGCCCGCTGTCCCCAGAACTATGGTTACAATGGCATCAAATTGAAAGTGCCCGAAGCCGGCACCAAAGTAAAACTCCAATTCAAAGGCATCGCCGGAACGGATGGATACAACAAAGTAAAAACAGACAAAGCCGGCTGGCGATATGGCTTCGTCGCTTATAAAAAAGATGGCAGCCGCGAATATGGGAAGTTGAACAAAGAAGCCAGTGGCAATGCCACCTTCAAAGTGCCGAAGAATACTGCATACCTGTGGTTGGTCGTAAGCGGAGCGCCCACCGAACACTGGCCTGTATCCATGGGCCGTCAGGGCAACCGCAACAATGCCGATGCACCCAAACCAGTCCCCGAAGAACAATGGCCGTACCAGATCAAACTAACAGGCACAAGCCTGGATGAGTCGGTGATCAAGTTTTAA
- a CDS encoding DUF4202 domain-containing protein codes for MTKMEQAFNLFDTYNKQDPSEIIWNGQPYPAEYFYAIKLYERVKDLAPQTGDALLLASRCQHIGRWEIARTAFPEGRVGYLKWRNELSKFHAHKATEILQSLNYETDIIARVNEIILKKKLTTDTEVQTMENALCLVFLQFQYDDLIKKQSPEKMISILQKTWAKMSTPGKQAAALLTYSETGKALLNKALEGLD; via the coding sequence ATGACAAAAATGGAACAGGCCTTTAACCTTTTTGACACCTATAATAAACAGGACCCTTCGGAGATAATATGGAATGGACAGCCTTATCCAGCTGAATATTTTTACGCCATTAAGTTGTATGAACGCGTAAAAGATCTTGCTCCCCAGACCGGTGATGCCCTTTTGCTCGCCTCCAGGTGCCAGCATATCGGACGATGGGAAATCGCCAGAACAGCATTTCCCGAAGGCAGGGTAGGCTACCTGAAGTGGAGAAACGAACTCTCGAAATTCCACGCACATAAAGCGACAGAGATATTGCAATCTCTTAATTATGAAACTGACATTATTGCCCGCGTCAATGAAATCATACTGAAAAAGAAGCTTACAACCGATACCGAAGTGCAAACCATGGAGAATGCCCTTTGCCTCGTATTCCTCCAATTTCAATACGATGACCTGATAAAAAAGCAATCACCAGAGAAAATGATCAGCATCCTCCAAAAAACATGGGCTAAAATGAGCACCCCCGGAAAGCAGGCGGCCGCATTACTCACCTATAGCGAGACCGGTAAAGCCTTGTTGAACAAAGCCCTGGAGGGGCTTGACTAA
- a CDS encoding winged helix-turn-helix transcriptional regulator — MSKIKPSSTHDENKRKLEAECPEIYAANLISGQWTVAICCYLAGGKLRYADLKKRMPSITDRMLALELNKMEEKGLVVRYVYAEVPARVEYELTSIGNELLPIIFQLRDWGERHKVLFS, encoded by the coding sequence ATGAGTAAGATAAAGCCGAGTTCGACGCACGACGAGAACAAACGTAAGCTGGAGGCTGAATGCCCGGAAATATATGCTGCCAACCTCATCAGCGGGCAGTGGACGGTGGCGATCTGTTGTTATTTGGCCGGAGGTAAATTGCGGTATGCAGATCTAAAGAAGCGGATGCCTTCGATCACGGACCGCATGCTGGCATTGGAACTTAATAAAATGGAGGAGAAGGGACTGGTAGTAAGATATGTGTATGCTGAGGTGCCTGCGCGGGTGGAATATGAACTTACGTCGATAGGCAACGAACTGTTGCCTATTATTTTTCAATTAAGGGATTGGGGAGAGCGGCATAAAGTGTTGTTTTCCTAA
- a CDS encoding thioredoxin family protein — MKHTLALFFAAFLLAATSFAQSSQPSAEAVLKEATTQAAKEHKKVFIIFHASWCGWCHRMDSIMANADCKKLFADNFVIRHLTVQEAKGKEHLENPGGAAMMEKYQGKGKGIPFWLIFDAKGNLVADCLMRPEGAGLDKPGENTGCPATKEEVAHFVKVLKQTTPLNTNQLALIEKNFIKK, encoded by the coding sequence ATGAAACATACTTTAGCCTTATTTTTTGCGGCCTTTTTGTTAGCGGCAACTTCCTTTGCCCAATCTTCCCAACCATCAGCTGAAGCGGTATTAAAAGAAGCCACCACCCAAGCTGCAAAGGAACATAAAAAAGTATTCATCATCTTTCATGCTTCCTGGTGCGGCTGGTGCCACCGGATGGACAGCATTATGGCCAATGCCGATTGCAAAAAATTATTTGCCGACAACTTCGTCATCCGCCACCTCACCGTACAGGAAGCCAAAGGAAAAGAACACCTCGAAAATCCTGGGGGCGCCGCGATGATGGAAAAATACCAGGGTAAAGGCAAGGGCATTCCATTCTGGCTCATCTTCGATGCCAAAGGCAATTTAGTGGCCGATTGTCTGATGCGGCCTGAAGGCGCAGGCCTGGATAAACCCGGCGAGAACACTGGCTGTCCAGCCACAAAAGAAGAAGTAGCCCATTTTGTAAAAGTGCTAAAGCAAACCACCCCACTCAATACCAACCAGTTGGCCCTTATTGAAAAGAATTTTATTAAGAAATAA
- a CDS encoding NAD(P)H-dependent oxidoreductase, which translates to MKRTLVIVIHPNIQDSVVNKRWIKALSSQPDKYLVHDLHAAYPTGEIDIQKEQALVEQHDTIIFQFPFYWFNCPPLFKKWLDEVLTYGWAYGSQSGYKMKGKKIALAIAAGIEQEDYTPAGKYKYTLSELTAPFEITFQYIQADYRPLFAYYGLEHRATPERIEQSAAAYLSFAGALQ; encoded by the coding sequence ATGAAGAGAACACTCGTGATAGTAATACATCCCAACATACAGGATTCCGTAGTGAACAAAAGATGGATCAAAGCACTCAGCAGCCAGCCCGATAAGTACCTGGTACATGATTTACACGCAGCCTATCCCACTGGCGAAATTGATATCCAAAAAGAGCAGGCACTCGTGGAGCAACATGATACCATCATTTTTCAGTTTCCCTTTTATTGGTTCAACTGTCCTCCCCTGTTTAAAAAATGGCTGGATGAGGTACTCACCTATGGTTGGGCATACGGCAGCCAAAGCGGATACAAAATGAAGGGCAAAAAGATAGCCCTGGCCATTGCTGCAGGTATTGAACAGGAAGACTACACCCCGGCAGGCAAATACAAATATACCCTCAGCGAACTCACCGCCCCTTTTGAAATAACCTTCCAATATATACAAGCCGATTACAGACCCCTGTTTGCATATTATGGATTGGAACACCGTGCCACTCCCGAAAGGATTGAACAAAGCGCAGCCGCTTACCTCTCCTTTGCCGGGGCCTT